From Halotia branconii CENA392, the proteins below share one genomic window:
- a CDS encoding pentapeptide repeat-containing protein has translation MNFNIQHWLAERHIEINSITEFLSGQLAGIAYRIVQDMEGKSLMPFDICTLAEVLELPLGAVGEDITIIALLSENLLRSLSQKKALKRNEGTWLTFQIAYLRGLRQILDQEESLQRPWLNRAMIPSQPVIKQGIGKSLLQDVQLQGLLKTLNPGKLSDTQAEQALSLVADSFLVQQINNATVAWFIANGAEELEAKLLTQRLTSALDGHLLTVVAQNAPPLAQLQKFFRLGIAGDIQNSASIVGDKIDLHRENYRASLLQSLSTPLLIESFALKDIYVPLVGLPLQEKTTSSVDLKIWAQQQLADLSTIAVVESESGYGKTSFCQIWAAQVAQELYPTWMPIIIRLRDVKYGSTLTETLNSGFPSNFHTDLTTWLEQDYPQCLLLLDGLDELPPSSQGKRTQAIFIQQLLKLQSERRHKILLTSRTATLQEISPEISLQWQRITIQPLEADQLKQWFQQWATVQSLPIAQNYFTFLKQAGLFTSKSQLSELSNLVRQPLMLYLLGVLHRDGFLDNQVLQTTDTALLWEIYHRLSRWLLGYPLTGGIKTMLLRSGSAHIHRTPEAIANLLFGRHPQDLLTQMQAIALQILHGDRHQVTLSAELSTNILPAFYFRSFVSSQVSQTINTEFSHPKLGEYLCAEAIAAQLQILTQRQADVYGTLSFILDSASSIAQHLYQLLGYGILTPEITELVIKSLQQQTSDFTWEIFLPRLESFWRAYCQGRWLDEGIAHQVLTYFHTLQNPVNVEHINANVGLNVFLLLSAGYQEIKVSFCPCGNPANVTEFYPEALLVLIGRAAVLSNTTFTKRIHSLAKLNLSGAYLLQVMLTGVNLEQTNLSNAVLIGANLADTNLTGANLTGTDLTSANLTGANLTGANLTGANLTGANLTGANLQTANLTNTCLFQTILSDADRETATLNGALFSLEKFQTLKSLLSQQSLLSISDTALNTDVWSQKTANMSLIEGLEDEPISPMDLYDDDCEDETVFEVNPRNYSNE, from the coding sequence ATGAACTTCAATATTCAGCATTGGCTGGCAGAACGACATATCGAAATCAATTCCATCACAGAGTTTTTATCTGGACAGTTGGCAGGTATTGCCTACCGGATTGTTCAGGATATGGAAGGTAAAAGCCTCATGCCGTTTGATATTTGTACCCTAGCAGAGGTTTTAGAACTACCATTAGGCGCTGTTGGGGAAGACATCACTATCATTGCTTTGTTGAGCGAAAATTTATTACGTAGTTTAAGCCAAAAAAAGGCCTTAAAACGCAATGAGGGTACATGGCTGACGTTTCAGATTGCTTATCTTAGAGGATTACGACAAATTTTAGACCAAGAAGAAAGTCTACAAAGACCTTGGCTAAATCGGGCGATGATACCCTCCCAACCAGTAATTAAACAGGGAATCGGTAAATCTCTTCTGCAAGATGTTCAATTGCAAGGGCTATTAAAAACTCTTAACCCTGGAAAACTGAGTGACACTCAAGCCGAACAAGCCCTTTCTTTGGTGGCAGATTCATTTCTGGTGCAACAAATAAATAACGCCACGGTAGCTTGGTTTATCGCCAATGGTGCAGAGGAACTAGAGGCTAAACTATTAACGCAGCGTTTAACATCCGCCCTGGATGGACATTTGTTAACAGTAGTTGCCCAAAATGCTCCTCCTTTAGCCCAACTGCAAAAATTTTTCCGTTTGGGAATTGCTGGTGATATCCAAAATTCCGCTTCTATAGTAGGTGACAAAATTGATTTGCACCGAGAAAACTACCGGGCAAGTTTACTACAAAGCCTGAGTACACCTTTGCTAATAGAATCCTTCGCCCTCAAGGATATCTATGTTCCTCTGGTTGGTTTACCACTCCAAGAAAAGACTACTTCATCAGTTGATTTGAAAATATGGGCGCAACAGCAACTAGCTGATTTATCAACTATTGCTGTAGTTGAGTCGGAATCCGGTTATGGTAAAACCAGTTTTTGTCAAATTTGGGCGGCGCAAGTAGCCCAGGAACTTTACCCTACTTGGATGCCGATTATTATCCGACTACGAGATGTCAAGTATGGCAGTACTTTAACTGAAACTCTCAATTCTGGTTTTCCTAGTAATTTTCACACCGACCTTACCACTTGGCTAGAGCAAGATTATCCTCAATGTCTGTTACTGCTTGATGGTCTAGATGAATTACCTCCTTCTAGTCAAGGTAAAAGAACACAGGCAATTTTTATTCAGCAGTTATTAAAATTGCAATCTGAACGCCGACATAAAATTTTGTTGACTAGTCGAACAGCGACTTTACAAGAAATTTCCCCAGAAATATCGTTGCAATGGCAGCGAATTACCATTCAACCTTTAGAAGCTGACCAACTAAAACAATGGTTTCAGCAATGGGCGACAGTGCAGTCTTTACCTATTGCTCAAAATTACTTTACATTTTTGAAGCAAGCAGGGTTATTTACCAGTAAATCTCAGTTATCAGAACTCTCTAACCTTGTCCGTCAACCCTTGATGCTTTATTTGTTGGGTGTTTTGCACCGTGACGGATTTTTAGATAATCAAGTGTTGCAAACTACCGACACTGCTTTACTATGGGAAATTTATCATCGTCTGAGCCGATGGTTATTGGGTTATCCTCTGACTGGCGGGATTAAGACAATGTTACTACGGTCAGGATCAGCTCATATTCATAGAACACCAGAAGCCATTGCCAACCTACTTTTTGGTCGCCATCCCCAAGATTTGCTGACTCAAATGCAAGCGATCGCTCTACAAATTTTACATGGCGATCGTCATCAAGTTACCTTGTCTGCGGAATTAAGCACAAATATCTTACCAGCTTTTTATTTTCGCTCTTTTGTCAGTTCTCAGGTATCACAAACAATTAATACAGAATTTTCTCACCCCAAATTAGGAGAGTACCTCTGCGCTGAAGCTATTGCTGCTCAATTACAAATCCTGACTCAACGTCAAGCTGATGTTTATGGAACACTCAGTTTTATCCTTGATTCTGCTAGTAGTATCGCCCAGCATCTCTATCAATTACTCGGTTATGGCATTCTTACTCCAGAAATTACCGAACTGGTGATTAAAAGCTTACAGCAGCAAACCAGCGATTTTACTTGGGAAATTTTTTTACCACGTCTAGAATCTTTTTGGCGGGCTTACTGTCAAGGTCGTTGGTTAGATGAAGGGATAGCACACCAAGTCTTAACTTATTTTCACACATTGCAAAATCCTGTGAACGTTGAACACATAAATGCCAATGTGGGACTCAACGTATTTTTATTACTCAGCGCTGGCTATCAAGAAATAAAAGTTTCCTTTTGCCCTTGTGGTAATCCAGCCAACGTGACAGAGTTTTATCCAGAAGCACTGCTAGTATTGATTGGTAGAGCAGCAGTTTTATCTAATACCACTTTTACAAAGCGAATACACTCTCTAGCTAAACTCAACCTCTCAGGTGCATATTTATTGCAAGTCATGCTAACTGGGGTAAATCTTGAGCAGACCAATTTATCAAATGCAGTACTTATAGGAGCAAATTTAGCAGATACTAATCTTACAGGTGCTAATCTTACAGGCACTGACCTTACAAGCGCTAATCTCACAGGTGCTAACCTTACAGGTGCTAACCTTACAGGTGCTAACCTTACAGGTGCTAACCTTACAGGTGCTAATCTTCAAACTGCTAATCTGACGAACACCTGCTTATTTCAGACTATCCTCTCTGATGCTGATAGAGAAACTGCTACCCTCAATGGTGCTTTATTTTCCTTAGAGAAGTTTCAAACCCTAAAAAGTTTACTGTCACAGCAATCTCTTTTGAGCATCTCTGACACCGCACTTAACACAGATGTTTGGTCTCAAAAGACTGCAAATATGAGCTTAATTGAAGGCTTAGAAGATGAACCGATTTCTCCAATGGATTTATACGATGATGATTGTGAGGACGAAACAGTTTTTGAGGTGAATCCTCGTAATTACAGTAATGAGTAA